The Setaria viridis chromosome 6, Setaria_viridis_v4.0, whole genome shotgun sequence genome contains a region encoding:
- the LOC117861107 gene encoding probable polyamine transporter At1g31830 isoform X1 produces the protein MKLRNTAITRANSACLPMGDRVAVKYNSVNEGEERKGGHGIPKVSMVPLIFLIFYEVSGGPFGIEDSVKAAGPLLAIAGFLLFALIWSIPEALITAEMGTMFPENGGYVVWVSSALGPFWGFQQGWAKWLSGVIDNALYPVLFLDYVKSSVPALGGGLPRTLAVLILTVALTYMNYRGLTIVGWVAVFLGVFSLLPFFVMGLIAIPRIEPSRWLEMDLGSVNWGLYLNTLFWNLNYWDSISTLAGEVENPKRTLPRALSYALVLVVGGYLYPLITCTAAIPVVREHWSDGYFSDIARILGGVWLHSWIQGAAALSNMGNFLTEMSSDSYQLLGMAERGMLPEFFAKRSRYGTPLIGILFSAFGVILLSWMSFQEIVAAENYLYCFGMILEFIAFIKLRMTHPDTSRPYKIPLGTIGAVLMIIPPALLIVVVMALASFKVMAVSIMAMIVGFVLQPCLVYVEKRRWLRFSISADLPDLPDSHEATSDDAVPLVF, from the exons ATG AAATTGAGGAACACAGCAATAACACGAGCAAATTCAGCCTGTCTTCCAATGGGGGATCGTGTTGCAGTCAAGTACAATAGTGTCAATGAGGGCGAGGAGCGTAAGGGAGGCCATGGCATTCCCAAAGTTTCCATGGTCCCCCTCATCTTCCTCATATTCTATGAGGTTTCTGGGGGTCCCTTTGGGATTGAGGACAGTGTCAAGGCTGCTGGGCCACTGCTAGCAATTGCGGGTTTTCTTCTGTTTGCACTCATATGGAGCATTCCAGAAGCTCTAATCACTGCAGAGATGGGCACTATGTTCCCAGAGAATGGTGGTTATGTTGTCTGGGTCTCTTCTGCTCTTGGTCCCTTTTGGGGGTTTCAACAAGGTTGGGCGAAGTGGCTCAGTGGTGTCATTGATAATGCTCTATATCCGGTCCTCTTTCTTGACTATGTCAAGTCCAGTGTTCCAGCTCTTGGAGGTGGGCTACCAAGGACCTTGGCGGTGCTTATCCTCACAGTTGCACTTACATACATGAACTACAGAGGTCTGACCATAGTTGGCTGGGTGGCAGTCTTTCTTGGGGTGTTCTCCCTCCTCCCATTCTTTGTGATGGGATTGATAGCTATTCCCCGGATTGAACCTTCAAGGTGGCTTGAGATGGACTTGGGGAGTGTGAATTGGGGATTGTATCTGAACACACTGTTTTGGAACCTCAACTACTGGGATTCAATCAGTACATTGGCTGGAGAAGTCGAGAATCCAAAGAGGACCCTCCCGAGAGCTCTTTCTTATGCTCTAGTTCTAGTGGTGGGGGGATACCTGTACCCTCTGATCACTTGTACAGCAGCAATTCCAGTTGTTCGGGAGCACTGGTCAGATGGGTATTTTTCAGACATTGCAAGGATTCTCGGTGGTGTCTGGTTGCACTCATGGATTCAAGGAGCTGCTGCATTGTCCAACATGGGCAACTTCCTCACGGAAATGAGCAGCGATTCTTACCAGCTTCTTGGGATGGCCGAGCGCGGAATGCTCCCTGAATTCTTTGCCAAGAGATCTCGCTATGGAACCCCACTGATTGGCATCCTGTTCTCGGCCTTTGGTGTGATCCTGCTGTCCTGGATGAGCTTTCAGGAGATCGTTGCTGCTGAGAACTACCTCTACTGCTTCGGCATGATCCTAGAGTTCATTGCCTTCATCAAGCTGAGGATGACACATCCAGACACCTCTCGGCCCTACAAGATCCCTCTAGGCACCATTGGTGCTGTCCTGATGATCATCCCTCCTGCTCTCCTGATCGTGGTGGTGATGGCCCTCGCATCCTTCAAGGTGATGGCAGTAAGCATCATGGCAATGATCGTTGGGTTCGTGCTGCAGCCATGCCTGGTGTACGTGGAGAAACGGCGGTGGCTAAGGTTCTCCATCAGCGCAGACCTGCCTGATTTGCCAGATTCGCACGAAGCTACCAGCGATGATGCCGTTCCTCTCGTGTTCTGA
- the LOC117861107 gene encoding probable polyamine transporter At1g31830 isoform X2: protein MGDRVAVKYNSVNEGEERKGGHGIPKVSMVPLIFLIFYEVSGGPFGIEDSVKAAGPLLAIAGFLLFALIWSIPEALITAEMGTMFPENGGYVVWVSSALGPFWGFQQGWAKWLSGVIDNALYPVLFLDYVKSSVPALGGGLPRTLAVLILTVALTYMNYRGLTIVGWVAVFLGVFSLLPFFVMGLIAIPRIEPSRWLEMDLGSVNWGLYLNTLFWNLNYWDSISTLAGEVENPKRTLPRALSYALVLVVGGYLYPLITCTAAIPVVREHWSDGYFSDIARILGGVWLHSWIQGAAALSNMGNFLTEMSSDSYQLLGMAERGMLPEFFAKRSRYGTPLIGILFSAFGVILLSWMSFQEIVAAENYLYCFGMILEFIAFIKLRMTHPDTSRPYKIPLGTIGAVLMIIPPALLIVVVMALASFKVMAVSIMAMIVGFVLQPCLVYVEKRRWLRFSISADLPDLPDSHEATSDDAVPLVF, encoded by the coding sequence ATGGGGGATCGTGTTGCAGTCAAGTACAATAGTGTCAATGAGGGCGAGGAGCGTAAGGGAGGCCATGGCATTCCCAAAGTTTCCATGGTCCCCCTCATCTTCCTCATATTCTATGAGGTTTCTGGGGGTCCCTTTGGGATTGAGGACAGTGTCAAGGCTGCTGGGCCACTGCTAGCAATTGCGGGTTTTCTTCTGTTTGCACTCATATGGAGCATTCCAGAAGCTCTAATCACTGCAGAGATGGGCACTATGTTCCCAGAGAATGGTGGTTATGTTGTCTGGGTCTCTTCTGCTCTTGGTCCCTTTTGGGGGTTTCAACAAGGTTGGGCGAAGTGGCTCAGTGGTGTCATTGATAATGCTCTATATCCGGTCCTCTTTCTTGACTATGTCAAGTCCAGTGTTCCAGCTCTTGGAGGTGGGCTACCAAGGACCTTGGCGGTGCTTATCCTCACAGTTGCACTTACATACATGAACTACAGAGGTCTGACCATAGTTGGCTGGGTGGCAGTCTTTCTTGGGGTGTTCTCCCTCCTCCCATTCTTTGTGATGGGATTGATAGCTATTCCCCGGATTGAACCTTCAAGGTGGCTTGAGATGGACTTGGGGAGTGTGAATTGGGGATTGTATCTGAACACACTGTTTTGGAACCTCAACTACTGGGATTCAATCAGTACATTGGCTGGAGAAGTCGAGAATCCAAAGAGGACCCTCCCGAGAGCTCTTTCTTATGCTCTAGTTCTAGTGGTGGGGGGATACCTGTACCCTCTGATCACTTGTACAGCAGCAATTCCAGTTGTTCGGGAGCACTGGTCAGATGGGTATTTTTCAGACATTGCAAGGATTCTCGGTGGTGTCTGGTTGCACTCATGGATTCAAGGAGCTGCTGCATTGTCCAACATGGGCAACTTCCTCACGGAAATGAGCAGCGATTCTTACCAGCTTCTTGGGATGGCCGAGCGCGGAATGCTCCCTGAATTCTTTGCCAAGAGATCTCGCTATGGAACCCCACTGATTGGCATCCTGTTCTCGGCCTTTGGTGTGATCCTGCTGTCCTGGATGAGCTTTCAGGAGATCGTTGCTGCTGAGAACTACCTCTACTGCTTCGGCATGATCCTAGAGTTCATTGCCTTCATCAAGCTGAGGATGACACATCCAGACACCTCTCGGCCCTACAAGATCCCTCTAGGCACCATTGGTGCTGTCCTGATGATCATCCCTCCTGCTCTCCTGATCGTGGTGGTGATGGCCCTCGCATCCTTCAAGGTGATGGCAGTAAGCATCATGGCAATGATCGTTGGGTTCGTGCTGCAGCCATGCCTGGTGTACGTGGAGAAACGGCGGTGGCTAAGGTTCTCCATCAGCGCAGACCTGCCTGATTTGCCAGATTCGCACGAAGCTACCAGCGATGATGCCGTTCCTCTCGTGTTCTGA